The Lycium barbarum isolate Lr01 chromosome 12, ASM1917538v2, whole genome shotgun sequence genome includes a region encoding these proteins:
- the LOC132624377 gene encoding RING-H2 finger protein ATL34-like, whose protein sequence is MDYYVLGIARQVVIMMIAISMLLLFVGIGTLIVIHVCIVGRAYRRGIGTTNMLERGSLPSNSMSHEDIEKLPSYAFQSKNKGTSRIECAVCLDNLKVGEKCRLLPLCSHSFHAECIDLWLLKTSICPICRATAGGSISGGESSRYSESGRQELNGETAELAETIFAPESDNPINSSSFETIANHTGSTAQNSEQLSGIGSIDGQITSEVYVKISETSNDLRESQEEVVHASTENSTELRATQPIETIHLVHEETLQSRESQTAQLNLADQS, encoded by the coding sequence ATGGATTACTATGTGTTGGGCATAGCTAGGCAGGTTGTAATCATGATGATCGCGATATCAATGCTATTGCTGTTTGTGGGGATAGGAACTCTGATCGTGATTCATGTCTGTATCGTTGGGAGAGCTTACAGAAGAGGAATTGGAACCACTAACATGCTGGAAAGAGGCAGTTTACCTAGCAACAGCATGTCCCATGAGGATATAGAAAAGCTCCCTTCCTATGCTTTTCAGTCCAAAAATAAAGGAACTAGTCGAATTGAATGTGCAGTTTGTTTGGATAATCTCAAGGTGGGTGAAAAGTGCAGATTGTTGCCTCTGTGCAGTCACAGTTTTCATGCTGAATGCATAGACTTGTGGCTCTTGAAAACCTCCATTTGTCCAATTTGCAGAGCTACTGCTGGTGGCTCGATATCTGGTGGAGAAAGTAGCCGCTACAGTGAAAGTGGTAGGCAGGAATTAAACGGGGAAACGGCTGAATTAGCAGAGACGATATTTGCACCAGAGAGTGACAATCCCATCAACAGTTCAAGCTTTGAGACGATAGCAAATCATACAGGGAGTACAGCCCAAAACAGTGAGCAATTGAGTGGAATTGGTTCAATAGATGGCCAAATTACTAGTGAAGTCTATGTGAAGATTAGTGAAACAAGTAATGATTTGAGAGAGAGCCAAGAAGAAGTTGTGCATGCAAGTACTGAGAATTCTACTGAGTTGAGAGCAACCCAACCTATAGAAACTATCCATTTGGTCCATGAAGAAACGCTACAATCAAGAGAATCCCAAACTGCTCAATTAAACTTAGCTGATCAGAGTTGA